A window of Adhaeribacter arboris genomic DNA:
ATCCAAACCAGCTAACCATACGTGAGGAGGAGTGCCGGTTAACTTGTTACCGGAAAAATCAGAATCATTTTGACGGTATTCCCGAAAACGGAAATGGCTGTAGGCGTAGGTACTCCAGACTTTTAATAAAGTAATTGGTTTTCTGGAATCCTGTATAAAAGCATACGAAACAGCTGCTTCTATTCCTTGTTGCCGGGTTGCTCCTGCATTATCAAAAACTACAATTCCGGCAGCATTCGTACGGCTAACAATAGTTTCATTTAGTTGGAACCAAAAACCTACTATGTCAAAAGCAAGTTTTTGCTTTAACGCATTTCCTCTTAATCCAACTTCGTAATTTAAACCTCGTTCGGCCTGCAAGCGAGTGTTAAAACTTCCATCCGAAGGACGAGTTTCAGCATCAGTTGGTGGTGAAAAACCGGCACTAATACTACCATGCGCTGAAAGTTGCGGAGAAATAACTTTTAGCAAACCTAAACGGGGCGAAAATTGCGGATTAAATGGCCGACGGTTAAGGTAATTACTTGATGTATCCGCATCGGATACCCGCGTTAAATCATATTGAAGAAAATTGAGACTACCTCCTAATGTAAGAATAAAATTAGCCGGTAGGTCAGCCTCTGCCTGAGCAAAAACAAAACCTTGGTCAGCGGCTACTTCGTCATCAAAATTTAACTTTCCTGGCTCCCCCACTTTATTTTGATAATGACGAGAGTTAACGAAACTATGCTGAAATTCGCCCCCTAAGGTAAATCTTATCAGCCTTTCCGCTAATAAAGTAGAATAGGTTGTTTGCGTGCGTCCACCAAAAGCTTGGTTAGCATTACGTTCATAATCCATTGTAAAGGGATTATTTAAGAAAGAAAACACCCCAAACAGGGAAGTATTATTTCGCCAATGTTCGTTGAACTGGTACTGATGAGCTAAACCTATGTTTACTCCCTGCAGTTTAAGAGATGCTTTCTGATCAATATTCAACTGCCTGGCTGCCCTTGGATTACTTTCGTATTGCTCCCGGGTAAGAGCGCCCGGTAATTGATAATACAAATCCGAAAAATAGGTATGAAACGTAAATATCTGCTTATCGGAGGGATAAAATTGACCAGTAAGTAAAACGGCATCACGATCCATGGCACTTTGCTGGCGGTAACCATCCAGTTCTTGTTTAGCGTACCGTACCAGGAAACCAGATGTTTCAGAAGCAGTACTGGCAGTTACGGTAAAACGCTTTAAACCATAAGAGCCTACCATAGAACCAATTTCTAATGCACTTTCTCCCGCGGTTGGACGAACAGTCTCTAATCGAACGGTTCCGCCGGTACCAGCTCCATAAACACTGCCGGCCGGCCCTTTTAAAACTTCTATCCGACCGATGGTACCAGCATCAAGTAGATTAAGAGGTAAGGTTCCATTCGCTTCTACCAATGGAATATCATTCAGGTACATTTTTACATTTCGCACCCCAAATGGAGCCCGTAAACTGCTACCTCTGATGGATAAGCGGTAACTAGCGGTTGCCCTTTCTTCCATGCGTACTCCCGGAATTGTGTTTAAAGCCGGAACTAT
This region includes:
- a CDS encoding TonB-dependent receptor → MRIYLFTLLLTGLVTFTTKAQQTLSGKIAAAKTQQPLIGATVSVPGTPTGTTTNSRGEFTLTLPFATDTITVSMLGYQVKYIQPDTLLNNALILLDVDARALQEVVITGYATNRPIQQTAASVGLLTPKELERYNTTSIVPALNTIPGVRMEERATASYRLSIRGSSLRAPFGVRNVKMYLNDIPLVEANGTLPLNLLDAGTIGRIEVLKGPAGSVYGAGTGGTVRLETVRPTAGESALEIGSMVGSYGLKRFTVTASTASETSGFLVRYAKQELDGYRQQSAMDRDAVLLTGQFYPSDKQIFTFHTYFSDLYYQLPGALTREQYESNPRAARQLNIDQKASLKLQGVNIGLAHQYQFNEHWRNNTSLFGVFSFLNNPFTMDYERNANQAFGGRTQTTYSTLLAERLIRFTLGGEFQHSFVNSRHYQNKVGEPGKLNFDDEVAADQGFVFAQAEADLPANFILTLGGSLNFLQYDLTRVSDADTSSNYLNRRPFNPQFSPRLGLLKVISPQLSAHGSISAGFSPPTDAETRPSDGSFNTRLQAERGLNYEVGLRGNALKQKLAFDIVGFWFQLNETIVSRTNAAGIVVFDNAGATRQQGIEAAVSYAFIQDSRKPITLLKVWSTYAYSHFRFREYRQNDSDFSGNKLTGTPPHVWLAGLDIESKPGFYANITTNYTSEIPLNDANTVYADSYFLVGARGGIRRRLGLKWQTEIYGGIDNALNKRYSLGNDLNGFGGRYFQAAPGRNYYVGLQIKYLISK